In Anguilla rostrata isolate EN2019 chromosome 1, ASM1855537v3, whole genome shotgun sequence, a genomic segment contains:
- the efna1b gene encoding ephrin-A1b, translating to MELVWLMFIAVSVGAWFVSAERHSVFWNSTNPKFLWDEYTVEVRINDYLDIVCPHYQRGEVPSQEAERYVLYMVEREDYEACRSQSVSQLRWECSHPFAAHAPEKFSEKFQRFTPFTLGKEFRQGESYYYISKPLHHHGQECMRLKVTVVGPKGSEETKVRGGPEGGTGGGGVHVSSNRLPADDPAVNSPEVQKSVGTGSAVQLASMSALLTLVPVLLSLLLQ from the exons ATGGAATTGGTCTGGTTGATGTTCATTGCAGTGAGTGTCGGCGCTTGGTTCGTGTCCGCGGAGAGGCATAGCGTATTTTGGAATAGCACAAATCCCAA GTTCCTGTGGGACGAGTACACGGTGGAGGTGCGCATTAACGACTACCTGGACATCGTGTGCCCCCACTACCAGCGCGGCGAGGTGCCTTCCCAGGAGGCCGAGCGCTACGTGCTGTACATGGTGGAGCGGGAGGACTACGAGGCCTGCCGCTCGCAGTCCGTCAGCCAGCTTCGCTGGGAGTGCTCGCACCCCTTCGCCGCCCACGCCCCCGAGAAGTTCTCCGAGAAGTTCCAGCGCTTCACTCCCTTCACCCTCGGCAAGGAGTTCCGGCAGGGAGAGAGCTACTACTACATCT CCaaacccctccaccaccacggGCAGGAATGCATGCGACTGAAGGTGACCGTCGTTGGGCCGAAAG GGTCGGAGGAAACCAAGGTGCGCGGAGGACCCGAAGGAGGAACAGGTGGAGGAGGAGTGCACGTTTCATCCAACAGACTTCCTGCAG ATGACCCTGCAGTGAATTCTCCAGAAGTGCAGAAAAGTGTGGGAACAGGTTCTGCAGTGCAGCTGGCTTCAATGTCTGCCCTTTTGACATTGGTACCAGTCTTGCTGTCATTATTATTGCAATGA